The Corallococcus silvisoli genome contains the following window.
AGCCACAACCTCTTCAACACGGTCTGGGCGGCGGACGGGGATGACTCCCCCAGCACGCGCAATGACTACATCACCGCGCCCAACCAGCAGCGCATTGGTGAGTCCTACCTGTCCGCGTTCGCTCGCATCTACCTGAAGAACGAGACGGTCTACGCGGACATGATGCGCGGCCAGCTCACGTTCCCGTCCACCGCGGGCTTCAAGATCTACGCGACGCACCACGAGAACTCACACACGCGGCTCAACAGCGGCTCCGCCACCGGCTTCACCCCGGCGGGTCCCATCACGCTGGCCACCACGAGCAACCCCGCGCCACACAGCACCAGCGTCATGCGCGCCACCTGGACGGGCAACACCGCCACCGCGACGTTCACGGTCCCGGTGGCCCAGCGCGACACCACCGGTTACGAGGTGCTGTCCTTCCGGGTGGCCCAGACGACGTCCGCGTCCAACCCCGCCAGCGGCACCCAGGACTTCCGGGTGGAGCTGGCCACTGGAGCGACCGTCAAGGCCACCTCCTCCTCCCTGTTCGACGTCATCCCCAAGCCATACGTCCGGCCGGGCAACATCGTCCTGCATACGGTGCTCACCACCGTGCGCATCCCCCTGCATACCTTCATCATGAACGGCAACGGGGTGACGCTGACCAACATCGACACCGTGCGCCTGCGCTTCAACAGCCCTTCCACTGGAGACATCTATGTCGACGACGTCGAATTCTCCCGCTAGCCGTCTCTTCCTCGTGGCGGCGGCCTGCCTGGCGCTGACGGGCTGCGCGGAGGAGCGAAAGGGCGCCGCCGAGCCCCCCGCCACGGCTCCCACCGAAGCGCCGACCGCCCAGTCCCCCGCGCCCATCCGCGCGGAGCCCACCTCGCCGGACGCGGCCCGTCCGGTGGAGGTGCTCCGGGTGTCCGCGCGCAAGGTGCGAGGGGATGCGGAGCTGACCCGGATGGCCGGGCCGGCCCTGCTCGCCCGCGCGGTGGATCCGATCGCCATCGAGGTGCAGACCCAGGAGCCCCTGGGCTCGCTGGAGCGCTCGTCCTCGCCGGAGATCTACCTCGACGGCGAGCGCGTCGGAGACACCTGGGCGGTGCCGCCCGACCGCCTCTTCGTCTTCCTGCCGGACGCCACGTCGCTCAAGGACGCGAGCGAGGTGACGGTGGCCTGGCTGGGCAACGAGACCCAGACGCGCTCCACCCGTCCGGCCAAGCTGACTCGCCAGATGCTGCCCTGATCCTGGGGCAGTGCTGAATCCGGGCGCGGGCGCTCCCCTCATGGGGGAGGGCCCGCGCCTTTTTCATGCCCGACCTCCAGGCCAGACGGTCGGAGGGTCACGACTTCTGGCGTCCATGGACGCTGAATGACGCGAAGGCCCACCAGGTCCCGCGCGCTCCCTGAGCGGCGAGCGCCTCTGGGCGCGCGACCCGGGGGACTCCTGGGTCTACGCGCTTCGCAAGCCACGCTACCCATCAGGTCTCAAGCCTATTCAGCGCATCCATGACGGCACGGATACTTCTATCCCTCCAACCCTCGCCTTACAGTCGTGCCGGAAAGTTCAACTCCCAATTTCAAACGACTCGCGGCTGGGACTCCAGGGAGAGGGTGCAACGTGGGGAAATTGTGGCTGGCAGTAGCTGCTCCGCAACGGCCGAACCAGGGTGTCAAAGAGTGTGAGGTGGTGAAGCTGGGGAACGCTGACTTCGTCAAGGTGAAGAACGAACAGCTGTACTTCTACGACCAGCATCTGCGCACCGGGACCCTGGATGAGCGACGCCGCCGAAAGGTATGGGTAGACGATACCGATGCGCTCCTCATGCCTGTCGATGAGGATGGCTTCCTTGAGTTCTACGAGAGGTACCGGGGTGGGGCCACCTTCTCAAGAGGGATTTGCGCGACGCATTGGGGTTGGGATGATCTGTTCAAGCGCGGAAGTCTGGTGTCGGCCGGGCAGAACCCGAAACCGAACTGGACGAATTGTAATGGTCCGGATGTGGCTGAAACACGCTGGCTGCCCGCCTATCCGTTCGAGGAGTTCACGGGCGCAGCCATGATCGCCTTGGGTAACCTGGACGAATGGACCGCGAGTCTGGCTTCTTCAACGGAAGTCCCCGTGGGAGTCGTCGCGACAATCCGAGCCTCCGCGACGAATGGACCGGCCGTGTGCTGGGGGACCGCCGGCGAGATCCAGGTCGACGGGCCTCTGGCGTGGGGGAACTTCACGCTGACCGCCATCTGGTTGGGGCCAGGAGGTATCTACCGCTCGAAGCTGAGCAATTACAGCAAGCTGTGGCCGCACCGACCGTACAAGCCTTCAAAGGAGGCGTTCATCAAGTGGAAGAGTGCGCTCGATGAATGGTCCGAGGACCAGTCCTCGGAACCGGAGCTCACGAAAATCGCCTGAGTTCCATCCTCATTCACGGCTCGGCTGATTGAGTCGGGTTCCAGGGAGAGCCGAGGAGGCTGAGCACCGCTTGGGGCCGGACGCGGTAACAGGCGAGCCCCGAGCGCGGTGCGTGGCGCTGTTCGGTCATCTCGTCAAAGAGGACGTTGGGCGTGGCACGCTGGCGCAGGGGCCTCAGCGCGGTTCCTGGGCGAACTGCTCACGATAGCGCCCCTGGAGTGTCTTCAGCGCCTCCGCCATCCCCACGGCGCGGTACTGCTCCGCCAGGAGTTGCCACGCCTGCCTGTGCAAGGGCTCCAGCGCTACGACACGCTCCAGGTGGGTACGCGCCTCCTCGCGGGGACCCGACGCGGAGGTCAGCCATCCCAGGATGAAGTGCGCCTGCACCGCCTCCTCGTGCGCGGCCACGGCCTGCCGACACGCCGCCTTCGCGGGCCCCGGCCTGCCAGCGCGCATGTGGCTTTCGCAGTCCAACACGTGCAGCACCGCCGCGCGCGGGAACTCCCGCCTCAGCCAGGTGAGTCGTGCCTGCGCCTTCGTCGACGGCCCCTTATCGAGGGAATCCTCGATGTCCTTCGCCGCGCGGATGAACTCTCCCTCCCGCTCCACCGCGACACCGCTCACGGAGACATCCACCGGCAGCGCCTTCCAGCGTCGAGCCTGCCGAGCCCAGGTCCGCAGAGGCCCGGTCCGAGAGTCATTGCCCGCCTTCTGGGTGGCCTGCTCCGCCCACGTGACGGAGGAGGTCTGCTGGAAGAAGGCCGCGAGGTCTCCCCAGACTTCCGGCGGTGTTCCAGGGTTCGCTTCCATCCGTTGGCGCGCCCGCATGAGCTGGCCTTGCGCCTCCAGGTGCTGCCCCTGTTGGAGGGCCAGGGTCGCGAGCTGGAACAAGGGGGCGGGCTCGGAGGGGAATTTCTCCGCGACGGCCTCGCACTTCTCCCGGGTCGCCGGCAGCTTGGGGGCGACACGCGTGTCCAGGTGGCAGGCCAGCCCCTGGACGAGGAAGTCCTCCGGGTAGCGCCGCGCGAGGGGCTCCATCTGCTGGGCGGCGACCTCCACGCGTCCCTCCTTCTCGAGTGCGAGGATCGCGTCGAGCCGGCGCCGGTCCTCCGGAGGCAGGGGGGCCTGGGGCTGGCGAGCGACCAGCGGCGCCTTGCTCTCGCGGACCTTCGCCAGCCATTCAAAGGCGGCGCGGTCACACCAGCGGATGCACATCGCCCGACAAAGCCACCCATAGCTGCATGAACTTCGTGTCGCTGCTGTTGGGCTCCCGCCGGTTGTAGGCGACGGCAATCCACGTATCAGGCACGATGCGGGTCGCCAGCTCCGCCGCGACCCGCCAGCACACGTGCCAGCACTCTGATGCGTTTGGAGTGCGCCGCGCGGCGAGCGTGTGCTCGTCGCACCACGGCTCGAGCTCAAGCTTGAGCACATGGTGCGTGAGGAACCCATCCGCGGAGTCTTCGGATCCGATGATGGCGCAGTGTCGCACCCGTGCCCAGCATGTCACCAGGTTCTTGAGGAGCGCGTCGTGAGCGCGCTGTTTGGCTGAGAGTTCACGTTGCTCCCTCCAATAAAAGGCCACCAATCCCGCCACCACGAGCATCGAGAGAATCACCACCGCCGCACTGGTGGCGGAATCCCCCCGGTCGGTCTTCCAGAGCACGGCGCCGACGCAGCCGGGCCCGCCCAAAACGGACAACGCGATGCAGATGAGCAGGAACGTGTGTCCCTTGGGGGCGGGCGGAGGCCTGACCAGCGCGGGTGCTGGCCATGGCGGTGGCGCCCCGGGAGGCAGGTGCTCCGGCGCGGGCGACAGTGGCAACAGGTGCATGTGAGCACTGGAGCTTGGCCATTATCGGGTGTCAAGGTGCGGGTCGTGGCCCGGGGCCTCCCCGCGCAGGCGCGCGGTCTCGATGAGGGAGAAGAAGAGCGCGCCACCCCGGTACATCCGCTCCGCGATGCGCCTTGCGCCACTCGTACAGCCTCGGACCCGATACGCCCAACCGCTGGGCTGCGCGCGGCCCGGACGGAGGTGATGCCGAATCGCTCTTCCAGGGACAGGGACCTGGCGCGTGGGCCTTGTCGTGCGTGGTGCCTCCTCCTCCGTTGCACGGTGCCCCTCCGCTACACACTGAACAGTGTGGAGGTCGAGGACTTCGAAGGCGCCTTCTACTTCTCAACGAGGGATGCGTCGTGGACGTCCCCGCTCGTGTTCAAGGCGGCAAGGCTTGCGCCGGTGTCGCGCGAAGTGACGGCAGGCAAGGGGGAAGACGTGGACCTCGCAGCGGTGGTCGCCGTCCGGGGAGGGGGGAAAGGACGAGTCACCCACGGCGGGACAGGGGCCGCCGTCGCCGGCGCGCTGGTGCAGGCGGATGACGTTCCCGACACCGCCGAGGGGTGGACGGAGTGGGTGGACACGTCCGCGACAGAGGGTGGGGTGGGTACCGCCGTGGACGGGACCTGCACCCTGCCGAGTGTGGGGCCACGGTGCAGGGCACGCTGAGCGGCGGCGTGCACACCTGCTTGCCGCGGAGGGTCCTGTCCCGCGAGAGGGAACCCTTCGCGGATGGCATCTCCCTGGAGAGGGAGCATGTCTCCCGTTCGGACCTTCACGCTGCCACCGATGAAGTCTCAGTCGAATCCTTGGGTGCCAAGGTGGCTCCATTCGAAGTCGAGCCTCGGACTGTCACGCTCCCACCGGGAGGGAAGGTGACGTTGGACTTCGTGAACAGGATGCGGGTGACGCTGTGCCTGCATGAGCCCATCGACCTGGAGTACATCGAGACGGCGTTGGTGCTGGGGAGGGTGCCCATGCCGAAGAGTGAAGCCGAACGGCTGAGCATCCTCCTGAATCCTCAGTTCTTCCCTGACGGTGACGAGCGCACCTGGGTTTTCAAATCCCTGAAGCGCGAGACCGATACCTTCTTCGTCTTCCAGTTCCACTCATGGAGTATGGGGGCTTACGGGTTCTGGCCAGCCGAATGTGGCCTTGACGCACCCGTGACGCAGCGACCGGTTTTTGGGTAGGCACAGCCGTAGGCGTGGATGAGCGCGCGTGCGTCCACCGCTCACAGGATGATGGAGCGGCGGCGTGTCTGCTTCTCGAGAGGCTTCACCGTCTTGCAGTTGTAGTTGATGATGGTGCCCTTGCTTGTGGACACGGTCGAGGAAAACGCGCTCACGCCATTTCGGGCGAAACTCCTTTCAAATGCCAGCTTCACGTTGAGCAACCCCGCGAGTTCGGGAGCCAGCTTCCAGTATTTGAAGACGAAGCCATGGCTGCCCAGGAACGACACCGCGGACTGCGGCAGAGTCGTGTTGTAGGCATCCAGGTACAGCGTGCACATCTTGCAGCACAGCTTGGAGACTCCCAGATAGCGCGAGCACCAAGTCGATCCGTTCTCCACCGTGTAGTCGAGGAGCTTGATCTCGGCGTGCGAGTCCCAGTCAATCTCCCAGACAACGGGCTGGACATCGTCCTTGAGTGCGTCGCGAATCAGCCTCGCCTCCCCCACGTTGGAGCTCCCGTAGATGGTGCCAAGGTCCTTCGCCGTAACGGCTTCCCAGAGACGCCAGAGAGATTGAGCAACCCGCGCGTGGTATTCCTTGGCGTCGGAGACCTTGAAGTGCTGCGCCACCGTGTAGTTGCGTGGGGAATTCGCGCTCCACGTCCCTTCGTTTTCCAGGCTGCCGTCATTGTCGCTATAGCGCACGGACCATCGGATGGACCCGCTAGGATGGATGGATAGGGCGCAGGCCGTCAGTCGGTGATTCGACGAGACGACGAGCGTGGGGCGCCAGTTCACGGCGAGGAGTCCCACGGCGCAGACGTTGTCGGCCAGCGGGTAGAGGCTCTCGAAAATGATCGCCACGTCATCCAGCAAGCCATGGACTCGAGGCGTGACAGGAACTGTCGCCCTGGCGAGGGACTCCTGGGCGCGCTGCTCCTCTTCGAAGGCCCAGCGGCCCTCGCATTCCAGCAGATGATCCAGGCGGTCCCCAGGTCCTCCCGAAAGCACCATTCCACAGAATTCACATTCCATTTCGTGCTCCGTAGTGAGGCGTCACGGACCGAGGTCCGTCCAACGCGGACGATGGGCCACCTGGGGTGGCAACCGCTGACTAGCAAATGCCGAGCCGCAACAGGCGTCGGCCGTGGCGCGTGCTGCTGAACTCACGGGAGTGAAGTCGCGCGGTGCAGGCCGCGAGCGACTTGCGTCCTGGACGGAAGCAAGTGCGTTCCCGGA
Protein-coding sequences here:
- a CDS encoding tetratricopeptide repeat protein — encoded protein: MCIRWCDRAAFEWLAKVRESKAPLVARQPQAPLPPEDRRRLDAILALEKEGRVEVAAQQMEPLARRYPEDFLVQGLACHLDTRVAPKLPATREKCEAVAEKFPSEPAPLFQLATLALQQGQHLEAQGQLMRARQRMEANPGTPPEVWGDLAAFFQQTSSVTWAEQATQKAGNDSRTGPLRTWARQARRWKALPVDVSVSGVAVEREGEFIRAAKDIEDSLDKGPSTKAQARLTWLRREFPRAAVLHVLDCESHMRAGRPGPAKAACRQAVAAHEEAVQAHFILGWLTSASGPREEARTHLERVVALEPLHRQAWQLLAEQYRAVGMAEALKTLQGRYREQFAQEPR
- a CDS encoding nucleic acid/nucleotide deaminase domain-containing protein; this encodes MVLSGGPGDRLDHLLECEGRWAFEEEQRAQESLARATVPVTPRVHGLLDDVAIIFESLYPLADNVCAVGLLAVNWRPTLVVSSNHRLTACALSIHPSGSIRWSVRYSDNDGSLENEGTWSANSPRNYTVAQHFKVSDAKEYHARVAQSLWRLWEAVTAKDLGTIYGSSNVGEARLIRDALKDDVQPVVWEIDWDSHAEIKLLDYTVENGSTWCSRYLGVSKLCCKMCTLYLDAYNTTLPQSAVSFLGSHGFVFKYWKLAPELAGLLNVKLAFERSFARNGVSAFSSTVSTSKGTIINYNCKTVKPLEKQTRRRSIIL